The following proteins are co-located in the Flectobacillus major DSM 103 genome:
- a CDS encoding nuclear transport factor 2 family protein has translation MKKLSLIALMCLLGTVFSFAQSKDETAVANAVENLRKVMIDPTQESLEGLVMNELSYGHSGGNIEDKAAFVEALVSGKSDFKSIEIKNQTIQVVGNTAVVRHQLFGDTSNNGQAGTVKLAVLTIWQKHKGKWLLLARQAIKITS, from the coding sequence ATGAAAAAACTAAGTCTTATCGCATTGATGTGCTTGTTAGGCACGGTGTTCTCTTTTGCACAAAGTAAAGACGAAACGGCTGTGGCAAATGCTGTAGAAAACCTCCGTAAAGTAATGATTGACCCTACCCAAGAATCACTTGAAGGATTGGTTATGAACGAATTATCTTATGGGCATTCGGGTGGTAATATTGAAGATAAGGCCGCTTTTGTAGAAGCTCTGGTAAGTGGTAAATCCGACTTCAAAAGTATTGAGATAAAGAATCAAACTATTCAGGTGGTGGGTAATACGGCTGTAGTGCGTCACCAACTTTTTGGCGATACTTCCAACAATGGACAAGCTGGTACGGTAAAACTTGCGGTTTTGACTATTTGGCAAAAACACAAAGGTAAATGGTTGTTGTTGGCTCGTCAGGCTATAAAAATCACCTCGTAG
- the lepA gene encoding translation elongation factor 4: MKNIRNFCIIAHIDHGKSTLADRLIEFTNTVQKRDMQAQLLDDMDLERERGITIKSHAIQMNYPANGEVYTFNLIDTPGHVDFSYEVSRSIAACEGALLIVDASQGIEAQTISNLFLALNHDLVIIPVLNKIDLPGAMPEEVKDQIVDLLGCDRSEIIHASGKEGIGIKDILDAIVERVPAPKGNPEGELQALIFDSVFNSFRGIEVIFRVYNGTIKKGDKVKFVATGKEYTADEIGTLRLDKEPRSAIGAGDVGYLISGIKDAKEVKVGDTITHRDNPCKEMIQGFEEVKPMVFAGIYPVDTTEFEDLRDAMEKLQLNDASLVWEPETSAALGFGFRCGFLGMLHMEIVQERLEREFDMTVITTVPSVKFKVNTTNEGLLWVSAPSELPEVNQIDTIEEPFIKAQIISKADYVGSIMKLCMDKRGILKNQIYLTSDRVELQFDMPLSEVVFDFFDKLKTISRGYASLDYEYKGYEESDMVKLDIMLNGEPVDALSAIVHRDKAYEWGKRLCEKLRELLPRQQFEIAIQAAIGQKIIARETVKALRKDVLAKCYGGDISRKRKLLEKQKKGKKRMRQVGNVEIPQEAFMAVLKLD; this comes from the coding sequence GTGAAAAACATTCGTAATTTTTGCATTATTGCACATATTGACCACGGTAAAAGTACTTTAGCTGACCGTCTGATTGAATTTACTAATACGGTACAAAAGCGTGATATGCAGGCACAGCTTTTGGACGATATGGATTTGGAACGTGAACGAGGTATCACTATCAAATCACATGCTATTCAAATGAATTATCCTGCCAACGGCGAAGTTTATACTTTCAATTTGATTGATACACCGGGTCACGTTGACTTTTCGTATGAAGTTTCTCGCTCAATTGCTGCTTGTGAAGGTGCGTTGTTGATTGTAGATGCCTCGCAGGGTATCGAAGCCCAAACTATTTCAAACCTCTTTTTGGCCTTGAATCATGACTTGGTAATTATTCCAGTTTTGAACAAAATAGACTTGCCTGGGGCTATGCCTGAGGAAGTAAAAGACCAAATTGTAGATTTGTTGGGTTGCGACCGTAGCGAAATTATTCATGCTTCTGGAAAAGAAGGTATTGGTATCAAAGATATTCTGGATGCTATTGTTGAGCGTGTTCCAGCACCAAAAGGTAATCCAGAGGGCGAATTGCAAGCCTTGATTTTTGACTCGGTATTTAACTCTTTCCGTGGTATCGAGGTTATTTTCCGTGTGTACAACGGAACTATCAAAAAAGGTGACAAAGTAAAATTTGTGGCTACTGGCAAAGAATACACTGCCGACGAAATTGGTACACTTCGCCTCGACAAAGAGCCTCGGAGTGCTATTGGGGCTGGCGATGTAGGTTATTTAATTTCGGGTATCAAAGATGCCAAAGAAGTAAAAGTGGGTGATACCATTACTCATCGTGATAATCCTTGTAAAGAAATGATTCAGGGGTTTGAGGAAGTAAAACCTATGGTATTTGCAGGGATTTATCCTGTAGATACTACCGAATTTGAGGATTTACGTGATGCCATGGAAAAACTCCAGCTCAACGATGCTTCGTTGGTATGGGAGCCTGAAACTTCGGCCGCTTTGGGCTTTGGATTCCGTTGTGGTTTCTTAGGAATGCTACACATGGAAATTGTTCAGGAGCGTTTAGAACGTGAATTTGACATGACGGTTATTACAACTGTACCTTCTGTAAAATTCAAAGTAAATACCACCAATGAAGGCTTATTATGGGTTTCTGCTCCTTCCGAGTTGCCCGAAGTAAACCAAATAGATACGATTGAAGAACCTTTTATCAAGGCTCAGATTATTTCTAAAGCCGACTATGTGGGTTCTATTATGAAGTTGTGTATGGATAAACGTGGTATCTTGAAAAACCAAATTTATCTTACTTCCGACCGTGTTGAACTACAGTTTGATATGCCACTTTCGGAGGTTGTATTCGATTTTTTCGATAAACTCAAAACAATTTCTCGTGGATACGCTTCATTAGACTATGAATACAAAGGCTACGAAGAAAGTGACATGGTAAAACTCGATATTATGCTTAATGGTGAGCCTGTAGATGCTCTTTCGGCGATTGTTCACCGAGACAAGGCTTACGAATGGGGAAAACGGCTTTGCGAAAAATTAAGAGAATTGTTGCCTCGTCAGCAGTTTGAAATTGCTATCCAAGCCGCAATTGGTCAAAAAATTATTGCTCGTGAAACCGTAAAAGCTTTGAGAAAAGACGTATTGGCGAAGTGTTATGGGGGTGATATTTCGCGTAAGCGTAAATTGTTGGAAAAACAGAAAAAAGGTAAGAAAAGAATGCGTCAAGTCGGCAATGTAGAGATTCCTCAAGAGGCATTTATGGCGGTGTTGAAATTAGACTAA
- a CDS encoding Crp/Fnr family transcriptional regulator, whose amino-acid sequence MNIFLQQLDLPKTPNFQEIMAFSKAKKLEKGAFFVQEGTTCNCVALILSGIFRSFYITPAGEEVTYCFRFPHTFLAAYSSFISGLPTQENIQAITPAEVLIIPKKEIIELAENDIHWMRFLKNIAEAEFLELEKRVFQLQKEKAKQRYADLMAHQPEYIQNIPLQYLASYLGITQRHLSRLRKATTI is encoded by the coding sequence ATGAATATCTTTTTACAACAACTCGATTTGCCCAAAACGCCAAACTTTCAGGAAATAATGGCCTTTTCAAAGGCTAAAAAGTTAGAAAAAGGGGCTTTTTTTGTACAAGAAGGTACAACCTGTAATTGTGTTGCGTTGATTTTATCGGGCATTTTTAGGTCATTTTATATCACGCCAGCAGGCGAAGAGGTTACTTATTGCTTTCGGTTTCCTCATACTTTTTTGGCAGCTTATTCGTCTTTTATATCGGGCTTGCCTACCCAAGAAAACATTCAGGCTATTACACCCGCCGAGGTACTGATTATTCCTAAAAAAGAAATTATTGAACTCGCCGAAAATGATATTCATTGGATGAGGTTTTTGAAAAATATTGCCGAAGCCGAATTTTTAGAACTAGAAAAACGGGTATTTCAGCTACAAAAAGAAAAAGCTAAACAGCGGTACGCCGATTTGATGGCTCATCAGCCCGAGTATATTCAGAATATTCCTCTACAATATTTGGCTTCGTATTTGGGTATTACCCAACGTCACCTGAGTAGGCTTAGGAAGGCAACGACGATTTAG
- a CDS encoding NAD(P)H-dependent oxidoreductase translates to MNILIINGHPNRQSLNFGLAEAYKKGASRTNANIQEIVIADLAFNPNLAFGYQQRTELEPDLLEAWKKIQWANHLVWIHPVWWGGLPAIMKGFIDRLFLPGMVFQSRENSVWWDKLLTGKTARIITTLDQPSWYYWLMYGRPSVNQLKKATLEYCGVKPVKVSYFGIVKTANELRRQKWLDEVYELGRKQQ, encoded by the coding sequence ATGAACATACTGATTATCAATGGGCATCCAAACCGCCAAAGTCTGAATTTTGGACTCGCCGAAGCGTATAAAAAAGGGGCATCTCGTACCAATGCCAACATTCAAGAAATTGTTATTGCCGACTTGGCGTTTAACCCCAACCTAGCGTTTGGGTATCAACAACGCACCGAGCTTGAACCTGATTTATTAGAAGCATGGAAAAAAATCCAATGGGCGAATCACTTAGTATGGATACACCCTGTTTGGTGGGGTGGTTTGCCTGCCATAATGAAGGGCTTTATTGATCGTCTTTTTTTGCCAGGAATGGTATTTCAGAGTAGAGAAAATTCGGTTTGGTGGGACAAACTTTTAACAGGAAAAACCGCCCGTATTATCACAACCCTCGACCAGCCTAGTTGGTACTACTGGCTAATGTATGGTCGTCCGAGTGTGAATCAGCTCAAAAAAGCTACGCTCGAATACTGTGGCGTAAAGCCTGTCAAGGTAAGTTATTTTGGTATTGTCAAAACTGCCAACGAGCTACGACGCCAAAAATGGCTTGATGAGGTGTATGAATTAGGTCGAAAACAGCAATAA
- a CDS encoding pentapeptide repeat-containing protein has product MAISYQVDKKWMNTDFTITGFEKGEYENCVFINCNFHALNLSNYVFIDCQFIDSNLSTVSLNQTALRGITFKNCKLLGLIFDTCNDFLLALIFENCVLNHSSFYKRKLKKTVFKNTSLQEVDFSEADLSQAVFDNCDFFNATFGRTNLEKADLRTSYNYVLDPENNRIKKAQFSLSGLSGLLLKYDIVVA; this is encoded by the coding sequence ATGGCAATTTCCTATCAGGTCGATAAAAAATGGATGAATACAGATTTTACTATTACTGGTTTTGAAAAAGGCGAATATGAAAATTGTGTATTTATCAACTGCAATTTTCATGCTTTGAATTTGTCAAACTATGTTTTTATTGATTGCCAATTTATTGATTCTAATTTGAGCACGGTTAGCCTGAACCAAACGGCACTTAGAGGTATTACCTTCAAAAACTGCAAATTACTTGGACTCATATTTGATACCTGTAATGACTTCCTTTTGGCATTGATTTTTGAAAATTGTGTACTCAATCATTCGTCGTTTTACAAGCGTAAGCTCAAAAAAACAGTTTTTAAGAACACCAGCCTCCAAGAAGTAGACTTCTCCGAGGCCGATTTGAGTCAAGCAGTATTTGATAATTGTGATTTTTTCAATGCCACCTTTGGGCGTACCAATCTGGAAAAAGCCGATTTGCGTACCTCTTACAACTACGTACTGGACCCCGAAAACAATCGCATCAAAAAAGCCCAGTTTTCATTGTCAGGACTTTCAGGGTTGCTGCTCAAATACGACATTGTAGTAGCATAG
- a CDS encoding outer membrane beta-barrel protein has translation MKSSLISVYLFVLFLPSVGIAQFKISGRIIDEKKQAASFANILVLSAKDSSLVKGNIADTDGSFSIESLNNQAYILHVTAVGYKKYYQAFTIQNKDIAFEPIQLSVESQALNEVQVTARKQLIERSGDKMIMNIEASPTAAGLNGLELMEKVPGVTVDRNTETIKLKGKDGVLIMIDDRKTYLSDEQLANFLKTLKSEDIESIEIIANPSARYDASGSSGIINIKTKKGKSLGTNYILDLNAGYSRYAAIGGLPKNGQGITVNSRHEKYVVYANLNRQYTEWYNSEQQQQQLLSETGSLLETRTNTGLAIGRFTNWNGKLGFDYDFSKKTSLGFSAQLASTNSPLNRNATQSSILPSGTQHLDMNRTRDGNFNNYTFNTHWKQTIDTSGTLLTADFDVILNNRKWNDYFTTITSINNAEPSTVYNQVLFPSNGRTFVLKADYTKKITKKTKLETGFKSSYSVNEKDFSDNFRDNGALVNSFFRFSEHITAGYFMLNSELNKNLNVQVGLRGEATDNQGLDREGNQLSAQNYFNFFPTLTFNQKVTKDYAISLGYSRRINRPNDDVFNTFKRFFYPQSYTIGNPMVLPSLNNTITFTHTIKDKYSFSMNYVRVDQFSTNVFDVDTTLIAGKRLIRESYENVKGKVTWWGLDASLPFNPAKWWSINFNIWSGINVYDYQRENTLVKLSQPYGGMYMQQTFTLSKTLSGEVSGWLNSGETWGFQTSKAQGGIDFGLKKFIWEKKGTIKLSVQDPFNLNYWRNNVETSTLTSTGTYRWDNRRFRISFTYNFGNTNVKPAIHPNNNDGGGDGGKGRG, from the coding sequence ATGAAAAGCAGTCTTATCTCTGTTTACCTTTTTGTGCTATTCCTTCCTAGCGTAGGAATAGCACAGTTTAAAATTTCAGGACGTATCATCGACGAAAAAAAACAAGCCGCTTCTTTTGCCAATATTTTGGTACTTAGTGCCAAAGATTCTTCTTTGGTAAAAGGAAATATTGCCGATACCGATGGTAGTTTTAGCATTGAATCGCTGAATAATCAGGCCTATATTCTGCACGTTACGGCGGTAGGATATAAAAAATATTATCAGGCATTTACGATTCAAAATAAAGATATTGCTTTTGAGCCGATCCAGTTGTCGGTAGAGTCGCAGGCACTCAACGAGGTACAGGTAACAGCCCGCAAGCAGCTTATCGAACGCTCAGGCGACAAGATGATTATGAATATTGAGGCCAGCCCAACGGCAGCAGGACTCAATGGCCTGGAGTTGATGGAAAAAGTACCAGGTGTAACCGTTGACCGCAATACCGAAACCATTAAGCTAAAAGGCAAAGATGGGGTATTGATTATGATTGATGACCGAAAAACTTACCTTAGCGATGAGCAATTGGCCAATTTTTTGAAAACCCTCAAAAGTGAGGACATAGAAAGTATCGAGATTATTGCCAACCCTTCTGCTCGCTATGATGCCTCGGGGTCGAGTGGTATTATTAATATCAAAACCAAAAAAGGAAAAAGCCTAGGCACAAACTATATCCTGGATTTGAACGCTGGCTACAGCCGATACGCTGCCATAGGAGGACTTCCTAAAAATGGACAAGGTATTACCGTAAATAGCCGCCATGAAAAATATGTGGTGTATGCCAACCTCAACCGCCAATACACCGAATGGTACAACTCGGAACAACAACAACAGCAACTCCTTTCAGAAACAGGTTCGCTCCTAGAAACCCGCACCAATACAGGCTTGGCTATTGGGCGGTTTACCAACTGGAATGGCAAATTAGGTTTTGACTATGATTTTTCTAAAAAAACATCTTTGGGATTTTCGGCCCAACTCGCTAGTACCAATAGCCCCCTGAACCGAAATGCCACCCAAAGTAGTATTTTACCTTCTGGTACTCAGCACCTCGACATGAACCGTACTCGTGATGGAAATTTTAATAATTATACCTTCAATACCCACTGGAAACAAACAATAGATACCTCTGGAACACTCCTTACGGCTGATTTTGACGTGATTCTGAATAACCGTAAATGGAATGATTATTTTACAACTATCACAAGCATCAATAATGCCGAGCCTAGCACAGTTTACAACCAAGTGTTGTTTCCTTCTAATGGCCGAACATTTGTACTAAAAGCAGATTACACTAAAAAAATTACCAAAAAAACGAAGCTAGAAACAGGGTTTAAGTCAAGTTATTCGGTTAATGAAAAAGATTTTAGCGACAACTTTAGAGACAACGGAGCTTTGGTAAATTCATTTTTCCGATTTAGTGAGCATATCACCGCAGGGTATTTTATGCTGAATAGCGAGCTTAATAAAAACTTAAACGTACAGGTAGGTTTGAGAGGAGAAGCAACCGACAACCAAGGACTCGACCGTGAAGGAAATCAACTTTCGGCACAAAACTATTTTAATTTCTTCCCAACCCTAACTTTCAACCAAAAAGTTACCAAAGATTATGCTATTTCGTTGGGGTATAGCCGCCGAATCAATCGTCCAAACGATGATGTTTTTAATACCTTCAAGCGTTTTTTCTACCCTCAATCTTATACAATAGGCAACCCAATGGTTTTGCCTAGCCTAAACAATACCATTACTTTCACGCATACTATTAAGGATAAGTACAGCTTTTCGATGAACTATGTACGTGTTGACCAGTTTTCGACCAATGTTTTTGATGTAGATACAACCCTTATTGCTGGTAAAAGGCTCATCCGTGAGTCTTACGAAAACGTAAAAGGAAAAGTTACTTGGTGGGGACTCGACGCATCGTTGCCATTCAATCCAGCCAAATGGTGGAGTATTAATTTTAATATTTGGAGTGGTATCAATGTCTATGATTATCAGCGAGAAAACACCTTGGTAAAGCTAAGTCAGCCTTACGGAGGGATGTATATGCAACAAACCTTTACTTTGTCAAAAACACTGTCGGGCGAAGTATCGGGGTGGCTTAATTCGGGTGAAACGTGGGGTTTTCAAACCTCAAAAGCCCAAGGAGGTATTGACTTTGGCCTCAAGAAATTTATCTGGGAGAAAAAAGGTACTATCAAGTTGTCGGTACAAGACCCATTCAATTTGAACTATTGGCGAAACAATGTAGAGACCTCTACCCTAACCAGTACAGGCACATACCGCTGGGACAACCGCCGTTTTAGAATATCATTTACCTATAATTTTGGAAATACCAATGTAAAACCTGCTATCCACCCCAACAACAACGATGGCGGAGGCGACGGCGGAAAAGGACGAGGCTAA
- a CDS encoding sensor histidine kinase, with amino-acid sequence MMDSIEKFRRYELFFILLAIVVYVIRRLILLANEFDFDISTAEKLNIPNHVIWKDLADYDHNFNTIFPTIAAAVLFTLAWYIFHFWVFPRIQNKKYNSPTIVTIVACTLLVMSSLFVYHYFKLYCTFRYNFNGQIIGFKVYSIFRKLYLLTNTIAGVAIILFYEAVAQTYYYTTKLSFEKKEEKYQLLSGSILGVSILIIIFWMFFGTIANAVVGTMGIPLGLTMLAITIGVHYVFYKKVIPYYAALDYNKRESTVQAFLGFCAYILFSIFCFSIWDRFFPYNRLYFKWVYIVPNIVGIFLAVGRWYFFTENITLQTQVFQQSAELSSLRSQINPHFLFNALNTLYAVALKENAEMTSNGIQKLGDMMRFMLHENHQERIPLTKEIEYLENFIEIQRMRIDEAHNIDIRINLQQLNQAIYLAPMLLNPFVENAFKHGISFRNPSWIYITLTFDATTLYFKVHNSAHPKSEHDTEKKSGVGLENVQKRLALIYPNRHELSIQQSEQDFFVSLIIRFY; translated from the coding sequence ATGATGGATTCAATCGAAAAATTTAGACGTTACGAACTATTCTTTATCCTGTTGGCAATTGTTGTATATGTTATTCGCCGACTTATTCTTTTGGCCAACGAGTTTGATTTTGACATCAGTACGGCCGAAAAGCTTAATATCCCCAACCACGTTATTTGGAAGGACTTGGCAGACTACGACCACAATTTCAATACCATTTTCCCGACGATAGCGGCGGCGGTGCTATTTACCTTGGCTTGGTACATATTTCATTTTTGGGTTTTCCCTCGAATCCAAAACAAAAAGTACAATTCTCCTACCATTGTTACTATTGTAGCTTGTACATTACTGGTAATGAGCAGCTTATTTGTGTATCATTATTTCAAGCTATACTGTACGTTTAGGTACAATTTCAACGGTCAAATTATTGGTTTTAAGGTTTATTCTATTTTTAGAAAATTGTATTTATTAACCAATACTATTGCTGGTGTAGCAATCATACTATTTTATGAAGCAGTAGCTCAAACCTACTATTACACAACAAAGCTGTCGTTCGAGAAAAAAGAAGAGAAATATCAATTATTATCGGGCAGTATTTTGGGGGTTTCGATACTCATCATTATATTCTGGATGTTTTTTGGAACTATTGCCAATGCTGTCGTTGGAACAATGGGGATACCTCTGGGCTTAACAATGTTGGCAATAACAATAGGGGTTCATTATGTTTTTTATAAAAAAGTTATTCCCTATTATGCAGCCCTCGACTACAACAAACGAGAAAGTACCGTTCAGGCCTTCCTCGGATTTTGTGCGTATATTTTATTTAGTATATTTTGTTTTTCTATTTGGGATCGATTCTTTCCTTACAATAGGCTGTATTTCAAATGGGTATATATAGTACCCAATATTGTTGGAATTTTTTTGGCTGTTGGTCGATGGTATTTTTTTACTGAAAATATCACTTTACAAACCCAAGTGTTTCAACAATCGGCCGAGCTTTCTTCTTTGCGTTCGCAGATAAACCCCCATTTTTTGTTTAATGCCCTCAATACGCTGTACGCTGTTGCCCTCAAAGAAAATGCCGAAATGACATCGAATGGTATTCAGAAATTAGGCGATATGATGCGATTTATGCTCCACGAGAATCACCAAGAGCGTATTCCTCTAACCAAAGAAATTGAATATCTTGAGAATTTTATTGAAATTCAACGGATGCGAATAGACGAAGCTCATAATATTGATATTCGGATAAATCTTCAGCAACTTAACCAAGCTATTTATCTTGCTCCAATGCTGCTCAATCCCTTTGTCGAAAATGCTTTCAAACATGGTATTAGCTTCCGTAATCCCTCGTGGATTTATATTACACTGACATTCGATGCTACAACGCTTTATTTTAAAGTTCATAATTCGGCTCACCCAAAATCAGAGCATGACACAGAAAAAAAATCGGGTGTAGGGCTCGAAAATGTGCAAAAAAGATTAGCCTTGATATACCCCAATCGCCACGAGTTGAGTATTCAGCAATCGGAACAGGATTTTTTTGTATCCTTAATAATTAGGTTTTATTAA
- a CDS encoding LytR/AlgR family response regulator transcription factor: MSHLTEEKLLTAIAIDDEPKALDVIKLHAAKVPFIDLKACFTDAFQAILYLQNNPVDLIFLDIKMPDITGIELVHCLQKVPMIIFTTAYTEYAVQGFELDALDYLLKPFPLPRFLKACNKALTQKQANGGDKRDFVFLKTGYEEEKVFFNDILYIEAEGNYLTFVLQDCKILTRQSMIDILQILPDNQFIRIHRSFIIAIHQVTKIARQSLSIQGYEIPFGVSFEENIQKIREKLKG; the protein is encoded by the coding sequence ATGTCTCATTTAACTGAAGAAAAGCTCCTAACCGCTATAGCCATCGACGACGAGCCAAAAGCCCTCGATGTTATAAAACTGCACGCTGCCAAAGTCCCTTTCATTGACTTAAAAGCCTGTTTTACAGATGCTTTTCAGGCTATTTTGTATTTGCAAAACAATCCTGTAGACCTTATTTTTTTAGACATCAAAATGCCCGACATTACAGGTATCGAGCTTGTGCATTGTTTGCAAAAAGTACCCATGATTATTTTTACAACTGCCTATACCGAATATGCCGTACAAGGGTTTGAACTAGATGCTTTGGACTATTTATTAAAGCCATTTCCATTACCTCGTTTTTTGAAAGCTTGCAACAAAGCCCTCACCCAAAAGCAAGCCAATGGCGGCGATAAACGTGATTTTGTCTTTCTAAAAACAGGTTATGAAGAAGAAAAAGTGTTTTTTAACGACATTCTGTACATCGAGGCCGAGGGCAACTACCTAACCTTTGTATTACAAGACTGCAAGATTTTGACCCGACAATCGATGATTGATATTTTGCAAATACTACCCGACAATCAGTTCATTAGAATACACCGCTCATTTATTATTGCGATACATCAGGTTACTAAAATTGCTAGGCAGTCGCTTAGTATTCAAGGGTACGAAATCCCTTTTGGAGTATCATTTGAAGAAAATATTCAGAAAATTCGGGAAAAACTAAAAGGATAA
- a CDS encoding Tex family protein, with translation MNTTQIGIITNTVGVRANQVQNTIKLLEEGGTVPFIARYRKEATGSLDEVQILDIKDLWNKLKEADKRREAIIKSIEEQGKMTPELLNKLNNAYHLQELEDLYLPYKQKRKTRASIAIEKGLEPLAKLIFEQKEQNITKKAEMFLNEKVANIDEALQGARDIMAEWINENVDARNAVRKIFEREAYISSKVKKGKEEDGIKYKDYYDFSEPLKKVPSHRLLAIRRGEDEGILSVNISPDEDNALGALDRVFLRGMSEAKKQVEDAITDSYKRLMKPSIETEYANFSKEKADLEAIRIFTQNLRQLLLASPLGQKRTLAIDPGYRTGCKVVCLDAQGNLVADTVIYPFDKPLEAQDKILTLVEKYKIEAIAIGNGTAGRETEEFVKKLSFKQAPTIFMVSEQGASIYSASDVAREEFPDKDVTVRGAVSIGRRLLDPLAELVKIDPKSIGVGQYQHDVDQSLLKNSLDTVVESCVNTVGVNLNTASKHLLSYVAGLGPSLAANIVKFRQENGDFKTRQQIKKVPRLGEKAFEQCAGFLRIAQAENPLDNSAVHPESYPVVEKMAKDLKCTVKDLMSKAELRKQLNLNAYVNEKTGLLTLQDILKELEKPARDPREQLTAFEFDPNVKKIEDLYEGMVLPGLVTNITAFGCFVDVGVKQDGLVHISQLANQYVSDPNQVVKLQQQVKVRVVEVDITRKRIALSMKGV, from the coding sequence ATGAATACAACGCAAATTGGAATTATTACCAATACAGTAGGTGTAAGAGCCAACCAAGTACAAAACACCATTAAATTACTAGAAGAAGGAGGTACTGTACCGTTTATTGCTCGATACAGAAAAGAGGCTACAGGCAGTTTGGACGAAGTTCAGATACTCGACATAAAAGACCTTTGGAATAAGTTGAAAGAGGCCGACAAACGCCGTGAAGCCATAATTAAGTCGATTGAAGAACAAGGAAAAATGACCCCCGAGTTGTTGAATAAGCTTAATAATGCCTATCATTTACAAGAACTAGAGGATTTGTATTTGCCTTATAAACAAAAGCGAAAAACACGTGCTTCTATTGCTATCGAAAAAGGCTTAGAACCTTTGGCTAAGTTGATTTTTGAACAGAAAGAGCAAAATATCACGAAAAAAGCTGAAATGTTTCTCAACGAAAAAGTGGCTAATATCGACGAAGCATTGCAAGGAGCACGCGACATTATGGCCGAATGGATTAATGAAAACGTTGACGCTCGTAATGCTGTTAGAAAGATATTTGAACGAGAAGCGTATATTTCTTCTAAAGTAAAAAAGGGTAAAGAAGAAGACGGTATCAAATACAAGGATTACTACGATTTTAGCGAACCTCTTAAAAAAGTACCATCACATCGCTTACTGGCTATTCGTCGTGGTGAAGACGAAGGGATTCTATCTGTCAATATTTCGCCCGATGAAGATAATGCTTTGGGGGCTTTGGATAGAGTATTCTTGCGTGGTATGTCTGAAGCTAAAAAGCAGGTAGAAGATGCCATTACGGATTCGTACAAAAGATTAATGAAGCCTTCTATCGAAACAGAATATGCTAATTTCTCGAAGGAAAAGGCTGATTTAGAGGCCATTCGTATTTTTACCCAAAATCTTCGTCAGCTATTACTGGCATCGCCACTAGGACAAAAGCGTACTTTGGCTATCGACCCTGGCTATAGAACAGGGTGTAAAGTGGTATGTTTGGATGCCCAAGGCAACTTGGTAGCCGATACCGTGATTTATCCGTTCGACAAGCCACTAGAGGCACAAGACAAAATATTGACTTTAGTAGAAAAGTACAAAATAGAAGCTATTGCCATAGGAAATGGTACTGCTGGTCGTGAAACAGAAGAGTTTGTGAAAAAACTCAGCTTCAAACAAGCCCCAACCATTTTTATGGTGTCCGAACAAGGAGCGTCGATTTATTCGGCTTCGGATGTAGCTCGTGAAGAATTTCCAGATAAAGACGTTACTGTTCGTGGAGCGGTTTCGATTGGCCGTAGGCTACTCGACCCACTCGCCGAGTTAGTAAAAATCGACCCAAAATCTATTGGTGTTGGGCAGTATCAGCACGATGTTGACCAAAGTTTGTTGAAAAACTCACTTGATACAGTGGTAGAAAGTTGTGTAAATACCGTTGGAGTAAACCTGAATACGGCTTCTAAACATTTGTTGAGCTATGTAGCAGGCTTGGGGCCAAGCTTGGCTGCCAATATTGTTAAGTTCCGTCAAGAAAATGGCGATTTCAAAACCCGTCAGCAAATCAAAAAAGTACCTCGCTTGGGCGAAAAAGCTTTTGAACAATGTGCAGGTTTTTTGCGTATTGCACAAGCCGAAAATCCTTTAGATAACTCGGCAGTACACCCCGAAAGTTATCCAGTAGTGGAAAAAATGGCCAAAGACCTCAAATGTACGGTAAAAGACCTCATGAGTAAAGCTGAGTTACGCAAACAGCTCAACCTCAACGCTTATGTCAATGAGAAAACTGGCCTGTTGACCTTGCAAGATATTTTGAAAGAACTAGAAAAACCAGCCAGAGACCCACGTGAACAATTAACGGCTTTTGAGTTTGACCCGAATGTTAAAAAAATTGAAGACTTATACGAAGGAATGGTATTACCAGGCTTAGTTACCAATATTACGGCATTTGGCTGTTTTGTCGATGTTGGAGTAAAACAAGACGGTTTGGTACATATTTCGCAATTGGCCAATCAGTATGTTTCTGACCCTAATCAAGTAGTGAAACTTCAGCAACAAGTAAAAGTACGAGTGGTAGAAGTAGATATTACCCGCAAAAGAATTGCCCTGAGTATGAAAGGAGTGTAA